Below is a window of Agathobacter rectalis ATCC 33656 DNA.
ATCTATTACCTCATCTGCTGTCAAAGAACCTTTGTCTGCAATGTCCGCAGCTGTCTTTGCCATCTTTTCCCAGTCATCTGCGGTAGTTTTACTGCTGACATCTGATATAGATTTAGCCAGCTCATCAAACTGCTTCGTTGCAGTATATACATCGTTCTCATCTACATCTGCCACTCTGTAAAGCTCTACGGGAAAATCCACAGTATACAAATCCTCCCATGTATCAGGGATATCAACTGTTATAGAGCATTTCTTATCAATATCAATATGCGTCCTTGCAAAAATGCTTCCACATGGCAGAGAAAACAAGGCTATCGCAGCTATAGCTATACTGACAGCTCTTTTTAAACTATTGTGCATTTTTCCTCCTTCCTGATTCTATCTGAATCTATACAATATCGTTTTACTAAGTATCTTACAAATTATAATATACAAAACCAGAAACAGAATGCCAAGCACTATGGCTTCATGTAACGGCTGTACCTGCTTTACATCCTCGACAATAAGTCCCTGTGCATCATTTGCAATCCTGTGGCCCCTGATAAGAAGCCTGTGGGAATTCACACCATACGGTGTACATGTAATAAGTGTACAGTAATCCTGCCCTTCCTCAATCTTTAAGTCATTAAGCTCATCAGGTAAAACAATCCTTATCTGATCAACCTCGTAGGTCAGTGTCTCGCCAAGCACATACAGCTTAAATGTGTCACCCTCTGTCATCTGGTCAATATCAGTAAATAGCTTAGATGACGTAAGTCCTCTGTGTCCTGAAACAGCACAATGTGTGCTTGCTCCGCCAACCGGAAGCGATGTACCCTCGATATGGCCAACACCTATCTGAAGTATTGTATTGTCTGTGCCGTGGTAAATCGGCAATGAGACATTGATGGACGGAATCTCAACATAGCCCATGACTCCTGTGCCAGATACATCAAGAAGACTTTCATACTCTGCTTTATCCTGATCTGACATTTCATAACGATCCTGCTTACTTAAAAGCTTCTCATTATATGCCTGTGCAGCTTTTCGCATCTCATCAAGCTTTTGCTCATCCGTGTTGTCTACCGCATCAACGTAGCTTGCAATGGCTCTGGACTGATGAAATGAATTCCAATAATCACTTACTGTCGGATATAGCAGTAAGGACAACCCTGCGATAAACACTACGCCAAAAAGAATAGTAGATAAACGTCTTTTCATAGTGCTCTCCTTACTGTTACATAAACTCTAAATAAAATCTATTATAGCTGCCACAGATTTATAACCTGTGGCAGCATAATATTTAAAACTAAATAGTGCCAGTCAGATATTAATTATCTAACACGCTTCTTTGTTACAAGAACAATTCCACCACCGATAACTAAGATAGCACCAATTACGTAGATTGCTACACGTCCGGCACCACCAGTTGAAGGAAGAACTGAACCCTTGTTGTTTACTACATTTGTAGATAACTCACCCTTATCAAGCTTAACACCTAAATCAATAATTGAACCAGATGCTACATCTCCTGTAAGATCTGTAAGCGTTGGATTATCACTAGACTCGTCATGCTTTGCAGAAATTGTAAATGTCTGATCCTCGATTGAGTTGTATCCGTCAGGTGTCTTTGTCTCGCGTAATACGTATGTACCATCATCTAAGCCTGTGAATCCGAATACTGTTCCCTCTGTATTAGTAGAAAGAATCTTCTTAACCTCTACAAGCTTAAGCTCCTCTTGTCCGTCAACCTTTACTTTCTTGAAAAGTGAGAACTCTGCACCTGTAAGTGGCTTATTATCTTTGTCAACCTTGTTTACAGTTAACTTGTAAGTAAATACGATAACCTTGTCTTCAGGAGTCGTACCTCTGTCTCCCTCACCACCATTGTTAGGGTTGTTAGAGAACTTAAGACTAACTTTATTTGGGTTTCCGGCTGCGCCGATTACCGCATTCTCGTTAAGCTTTGCTGTATACTCAACAACAATCTGATCTGAGTTTTTAGCGCCAAATGCTAAGATATTGTCACATGTAAATGTAAGTGTCTTAGCTGTTGCATCATAGCTAGGTGTGAAATAATCTGTAACATCCTTCTCACCTAATTTAATTACTGCATCATTGTTGTAGTCAAGTCCTTTTGAAAGAGTATCATCAAACTCGAGAGAGTATGCCTTGTAGCTTTCAATGTTGTTTGCTAATGTAGCTGTGAGCTGGAATGGAACATCATCTCCGATATCGTAATCGGCTGAATCCTGCCAATCTGTTGTCACGCCTGTTGTGTCGTTTGTATCCTTAACCTTCTTCTCTACAGAAGGAACATCTGCCTTTACATTTGCAACTACATCATCTGTAATATGAAGAATGAACTCTGTGTAAGATTCCTGACCCTGTAAAGAATTATCCTGATCTTTGATAAGGTAGTAACCTGGCTTAAGGTTGCTGATTACATTCTTTGCATCCGGATCTGTTACTGTAACTGAGCCTGATGCTGATGCTAAGTTTGCACCAATAATCTGCGCCTGCTCTTTAAGCTCTGAAGAGTTGTTACCAAAACCACCGAGTTTTTCAGCATAACTAGCAGCATCACCGCCGAGAGCAGTCTGTCCTGCTTCTGTAATGCCCTCTCCCCACTTTATGTTAGAAAGAGTTGCTTTATCTGCTGATAAATCACCAGATAAAATCTGATAAGCCTCATAAGTGTGTCCTTTGACAGCCTTGTTAAGTGTAAGACTGAATGTGTTTTGATCTGCGTTTGGTGCTGCAAATACAGTTACACTCATTGCAAGTGTAAGAATCATAGCAAGCACTAATGCAATGCTTCGTTTGATTGTTTTCATTTCGCATTCTCCTTTTTTTATAATACTTTTTGTTTTTTATAGAAAAGTGTTATTGTAGCTATCGCAATAAGCACAACTCCACTTAACATATACAACCATCTGTTACCGCTTCCACCTGTTTCAGGAAGCTTATACTCATTGAGCTTATTTGTAATCTCAATAGTACCTGAGTCAACAGCCATATTCTTTCCCGG
It encodes the following:
- a CDS encoding isopeptide-forming domain-containing fimbrial protein yields the protein MKTIKRSIALVLAMILTLAMSVTVFAAPNADQNTFSLTLNKAVKGHTYEAYQILSGDLSADKATLSNIKWGEGITEAGQTALGGDAASYAEKLGGFGNNSSELKEQAQIIGANLASASGSVTVTDPDAKNVISNLKPGYYLIKDQDNSLQGQESYTEFILHITDDVVANVKADVPSVEKKVKDTNDTTGVTTDWQDSADYDIGDDVPFQLTATLANNIESYKAYSLEFDDTLSKGLDYNNDAVIKLGEKDVTDYFTPSYDATAKTLTFTCDNILAFGAKNSDQIVVEYTAKLNENAVIGAAGNPNKVSLKFSNNPNNGGEGDRGTTPEDKVIVFTYKLTVNKVDKDNKPLTGAEFSLFKKVKVDGQEELKLVEVKKILSTNTEGTVFGFTGLDDGTYVLRETKTPDGYNSIEDQTFTISAKHDESSDNPTLTDLTGDVASGSIIDLGVKLDKGELSTNVVNNKGSVLPSTGGAGRVAIYVIGAILVIGGGIVLVTKKRVR
- a CDS encoding class C sortase; amino-acid sequence: MKRRLSTILFGVVFIAGLSLLLYPTVSDYWNSFHQSRAIASYVDAVDNTDEQKLDEMRKAAQAYNEKLLSKQDRYEMSDQDKAEYESLLDVSGTGVMGYVEIPSINVSLPIYHGTDNTILQIGVGHIEGTSLPVGGASTHCAVSGHRGLTSSKLFTDIDQMTEGDTFKLYVLGETLTYEVDQIRIVLPDELNDLKIEEGQDYCTLITCTPYGVNSHRLLIRGHRIANDAQGLIVEDVKQVQPLHEAIVLGILFLVLYIIICKILSKTILYRFR